A single window of Nematostella vectensis chromosome 4, jaNemVect1.1, whole genome shotgun sequence DNA harbors:
- the LOC5511293 gene encoding uncharacterized protein LOC5511293: MVHCIVVGCASKSGKSRVSFHTIPKIVSNQGEEHEELTRERRRRWISAISRGDTETKRILDSERVCGLHFVTGKAAASWDRYHIDWVPTLNLGKPQAKQPTVDKQKEEASLKAERAKERRKRSIERQQIEAAKKRKELEQTGLTVQNIDFAIASTSTEDVSGLDAHSDEACGSTSYEYFDGDETEKGIQTVVHEMIDRSTSTEDFEVVSEGRRNRGMQTQEFNYLFKNSVYQAPDKDFFQSPDKVRFYTGLSSFDILMVVFEHVSPYVSRRSDLTSLNSFQEFIIVLMKLRLNVPFQDFAYRFEVSLTSVSRIFTSWIHAMDSRLSCFIHWPAREQLWKTMPMCFQYTFGRKVTVIIDCFEVFIEKPTNLMARAQTFSSYKNHNTVKILIGITPQGTISFVSEAWGGRTSDKFLTENCGILEKLIPGDTIIADRGFTISESVGLKQGKLVIPAFTKGKAQLHPVDVERSRGIANVWIHVERVIGLLRRKYTILEGTLPTKFLSCDQNGPTENQVPIIDRILRVCSALVNFCPSIVPFD, from the coding sequence ATGGTTCATTGTATAGTGGTTGGATGTGCTTCTAAAAGCGGAAAAAGTCGTGTTAGCTTTCATACAATACCCAAGATTGTATCAAATCAAGGAGAAGAGCACGAAGAACTCACTAGAGAGAGAAGAAGGCGCTGGATTTCAGCAATAAGTCGAGGCGATACAGAGACGAAGAGAATCCTCGACAGTGAACGAGTATGTGGGTTACATTTTGTGACTGGAAAAGCTGCAGCCTCTTGGGATAGATATCACATCGACTGGGTGCCAACTCTAAACCTTGGAAAGCCACAAGCGAAGCAGCCTACAGTCGATAAACAAAAAGAAGAAGCGAGTTTGAAGGCTGAAAGGGCCAAGGAGCGCAGGAAGAGAAGCATCGAGCGTCAACAAATCGAAGCAGCTAAGAAGAGAAAAGAGCTGGAACAAACTGGTCTGACTGTGCAAAACATAGATTTTGCTATTGCTAGCACATCTACTGAAGATGTTTCAGGCCTAGACGCTCATTCTGACGAAGCTTGTGGCAGTACAAGTTATGAATATTTTGACGGCGATGAGACAGAGAAGGGAATTCAAACAGTCGTCCACGAAATGATTGATCGTTCCACTTCAACGGAGGACTTTGAAGTAGTTTCTGAAGGCAGGAGAAATAGAGGAATGCAGACTCAAGAATTCAATTATTTGTTTAAGAACTCTGTATATCAAGCTCCAGATAAAGACTTCTTCCAATCTCCAGATAAAGTTCGTTTTTACACTGGATTGTCTTCGTTTGATATACTAATGGTAGTGTTTGAACATGTTAGCCCGTACGTATCACGACGATCAGATTTAACCAGCTTGAACAGCTTTCAAGAATTTATCATTGTTTTGATGAAGTTACGGTTAAATGTACCATTTCAAGACTTCGCATACCGTTTTGAGGTGTCCTTAACAAGTGTGTCAAGGATATTCACCTCATGGATACATGCAATGGACTCGAGGCTGTCTTGCTTTATTCATTGGCCTGCAAGGGAACAGCTGTGGAAAACTATGCCAATGTGTTTTCAGTACACCTTTGGTCGTAAGGTTACTGTAATAATTGATTGTTTCGAAGTTTTTATTGAGAAACCAACAAACCTTATGGCCAGAGCTCAGACCTTTTCTTCATATAAGAACCACAACACTGTTAAGATTTTGATTGGAATCACACCCCAAGGCACTATCTCATTTGTTTCTGAGGCTTGGGGAGGAAGAACATCAGATAAATTTCTGACTGAGAACTGTGGAATCCTAGAAAAATTGATACCAGGAGATACTATAATTGCAGATAGAGGATTTACAATTTCTGAGAGTGTTGGTTTGAAGCAAGGAAAGCTAGTGATTCCTGCATTCACCAAAGGAAAAGCTCAGCTGCACCCAGTAGATGTAGAGCGTTCAAGAGGCATAGCGAATGTTTGGATCCATGTGGAGCGAGTGATAGGTCTACTACGAAGGAAATATACTATATTAGAAGGAACACTCCCCACTAAATTCTTGAGTTGTGATCAGAACGGTCCCACAGAAAACCAGGTACCCATAATAGACCGTATTCTAAGAGTTTGTTCAGCCCTTGTAAATTTTTGCCCATCAATAGTACCATTTGATTAG
- the LOC125561900 gene encoding uncharacterized protein LOC125561900 gives MAQRNYNSAWCCGTSNTKKDTNKRKSLRRHPSYAATTIGRAIYKLNNTERERLSKLLEIAYVIAKEELPFTKFVAIAQLEKKHGVDLGVTYLNDHACAEFIDSIAEVYEDELNQVCYPLYMYEMILLMPSLSSLVCLLIISLNNNVFLLQKKVHYISILVDGSTDSSNAEKELIYILYLDPETGKPKLRFFLLRQPCCCN, from the exons ATGGCGCAACGGAACTACAACAGTGCATGGTGCTGTGGTACGTCCAACACTAAGAAAGATACT AACAAGAGGAAGAGTTTACGAAGACACCCTTCATATGCTGCAACAACGATCGGCAGAGCAATTTACAAGCTAAACAACACAGAGAGGGAAAGGCTTTCTAAATTGTTAGAAATTGCATATGTCATTGCAAAAGAAGAACTTCCATTTACAAAGTTTGTTGCAATTGCtcaattggaaaaaaaacatggagtTGATTTGGGAGTTACCTACCTGAACGATCATGCATGTGCAGAGTTTATTGACTCCATTGCAGAGGTGTACGAAGACGAGTTAAACCAGGTTTGTTATCCATTATACATGTATGAGATGATATTGCTGATGCCATCTCTCAGTAGTTTAGTTTGTTTGTTAATAATTTCCTTAAATAATAACgttttt TTGCTGCAAAAGAAAGTCCACTACATTTCAATTTTAGTTGATGGCAGCACAGATTCGAGTAATGCAGAGAAAGAACTAATTTACATCTTATATCTGGATCCTGAGACGGGAAAACCAAAgctcagattttttttacttagacAG CCCTGTTGTTGCAACTAA
- the LOC125561877 gene encoding uncharacterized protein LOC125561877 produces MKSLHTNFQIKRCGLFINKDFPFIHATPDFLISCDCCGLGCGEVKCPISVTNGNFNEYSLKASSCLENVNGVLKLKKSHNYYYQVQQQLFTLPDRKYCDFVVFAIDSDGNSHVLCDRINPDPSHSSGVMKKIETFWRICILPEMLGRWYTRRCDLPESKLIDNVICFCRGQPNDDIVSCTNADCPYGQFHTKCLSLHNVKMPKQWYCPHCCKLPQLKKRAKAKVAPSQVNQAAMLKTTICICNEKATMTDRLIECHNVNCSNGNFFHLKCLGLKRMPNNSKTTWLCNICRGKKGNTMPCDKPTTSTSTTPITNPKSPATTSNLSDDDDSEDEIEITKVSTSSGSVNKYAILANLNNADYDIISDPAGWLTSDIIQYAQVLIKEVNPAIEGLQRPTLGRVRNFDVVSSEFIQILHTGSDHWVCVSSLGCPPGYVHLYDSLYHDVISQEIEEQTNDLLGGSLISLDFVPVQQQSNGSDCGFFSIAFATCLAFATNPSHFTFDIPKMRSHLLSCLKDETISMFPSF; encoded by the coding sequence ATGAAATCGCTACACACCAACTTTCAAATTAAAAGATGTGGACTTTTCATAAACAAAGACTTTCCTTTTATACATGCTACACCAGATTTTCTAATATCGTGTGACTGCTGTGGATTGGGCTGCGGGGAAGTTAAATGCCCCATTTCCGTCACAAATGGTAACTTCAACGAATACAGCCTGAAAGCAAGCTCTTGCCTCGAAAATGTGAATGGAGTATTAAAGTTAAAGAAATCCCACAACTATTACTATCAGGTACAGCAGCAGCTATTTACATTGCCTGATCGAAAGTATTGTgactttgttgtttttgccaTTGATTCTGATGGGAACTCACATGTTTTATGTGATCGAATCAACCCTGACCCATCCCACTCAAGCGGTGTTATGAAAAAGATCGAAACATTTTGGAGAATTTGCATTCTTCCAGAAATGCTTGGAAGATGGTACACCAGACGGTGTGATCTACCTGAAAGCAAACTCATTGATAATGTCATATGTTTTTGTAGGGGACAGCCTAATGATGACATTGTATCCTGTACCAATGCTGACTGTCCATATGGACAATTCCATACTAAATGCCTTTCTTTACATAATGTGAAAATGCCAAAGCAATGGTACTGCCCTCACTGCTGTAAACTACCACAGCTCAAAAAACGGGCAAAGGCTAAAGTTGCACCATCTCAGGTAAACCAGGCTGCTATGTTAAAAACTACAATTTGTATCTGTAATGAAAAGGCAACCATGACTGATAGACTCATTGAGTGCCACAATGTAAACTGCAGCAATGGAAATTTCTTCCATCTGAAATGCTTGGGGTTGAAAAGAATGCCTAACAATTCCAAGACAACATGGCTATGTAATATCTGCCGAGGAAAAAAGGGCAACACAATGCCTTGTGATAAACCTACCACTTCTACTTCTACAACACCTATTACAAATCCTAAATCACCTGCAACAACATCAAACTTatcagatgatgatgatagtgaagATGAAATAGAAATTACAAAAGTGTCAACTAGTTCTGGTTCTGTTAACAAGTATGCTATTCTGGCTAATTTAAACAATGCAGATTATGACATCATTAGTGATCCTGCTGGATGGCTTACTAGTGACATTATCCAATATGCTCAAGTCCTGATAAAAGAAGTTAACCCAGCAATTGAGGGCTTACAACGACCAACTCTTGGAAGAGTCAGAAACTTTGATGTAGTGTCTAGTGAATTTATTCAGATTCTACACACTGGAAGTGATCACTGGGTCTGTGTTAGCTCACTGGGCTGTCCACCTGGATATGTTCACCTGTATGATAGTTTATATCATGATGTTATAAGTCAAGAAATAGAGGAACAAACCAATGACCTCCTAGGTGGAAGTTTGATTAGTTTAGATTTTGTACCCGTCCAGCAACAGAGCAATGGTAGTGACTGTGGGTTTTTTTCTATTGCATTTGCCACATGTTTAGCTTTTGCTACTAATCCAAGTCACTTTACTTTTGACATTCCCAAAATGCGCTCACACTTATTATCATGTCTCAAAGATGAGACAATTAGCATGTTTCCATCCTTCTAA